The DNA sequence TGCGCGCCGTCAGGTCGATGCTGATGCTGCCGGCGCCCGAAACGCACGGCCGCCCCATGCCGCGCGCCACCACCGCCGCATGGCTGGTCATGCCGCCGCGCGCCGTCAGGATGCCACGCGCCGCGTGCATGCCGTGAATGTCCTCGGGCGAGGTTTCGGTGCGGACCAGGATGACGGCATCGCCCATCTTGGCGCGCGCCTCCGCCGTGTCGCTGTCGAACACCACCGCCCCCGACGCGGCGCCGGGCGACGCCGGCAGCCCGCGGGTGATGACGTCGCGCGGTGCATGGGGGTCGAGCGTCGGGTGCAGCAGCTGGTCGAGCGCGCCGGCCTCCACCCGCAGCACTGCCTCGGCCTCGGTGATCAGCCCTTCGCTCGCCATGTCGACGGCGATCTTCAACGCCGCCTTGGCGGTGCGCTTGCCGCTGCGCGTCTGCAGCATCCACAACCGCCCGTCCTCGACGGTGAATTCGATGTCCTGCATGTCGCGGTAGTGGGTTTCGAGCAACGCGAAGACCTTGGCGAGTTCGGCGAACACCACCGGCATCGCCTCTTCCATCGACGCCGCCCGCGCGCCGGCCCGTTCACGGGCGGCCTTGGTCAGATATTGCGGCGTGCGGATGCCGGCGACGACATCCTCGCCCTGGGCGTTGATCAGATATTCGCCATAGGTGACGCGCTCGCCATTGGCCGGATCGCGGGTGAACGCGACACCGGTCGCCGAAGTGTCGCCGCGGTTGCCGAATACCATCGCCTGCACGGTGACGGCGGTGCCCCAGCTTTCGGGAATGTCGTTGAGCCGGCGATAGGTCCGCGCCCGGTCCGACCGCCACGATCCGAACACCGCGCCGATGGCGCCCCACAATTGCTCGTGCGGGTCCTGCGGAAAGGCATCGCCCCAGTTTTCGGCAACGATCGCCTTGTAGCGCGCCACCAGCCCCTGCAGATCCTCGGCCGTCAATTCGGTGTCGAGCGTGACGCCGCGGTCCTCCTTGGCGATTTCCAGCGCATCTTCGAACAGATAATGATCGAGCTCGAGAACGACATCGCCGTACATCTGGATGAAGCGGCGATAGCTGTCCCAGGCAAAGCGCGGATTTCCCGACGCCCTGGCCAGCCCTTCGACGGTGACATCGTTGAGCCCCAGGTTGAGGACGGTGTCCATCATCCCCGGCATGGAAACGCGCGCACCCGAGCGGACCGAGACCAGCAGCGGGTCGGCGGCATCGCCGAAGGTCTTGCCGGTGACCTGCTCGACATGCGCCAGTGCCGCCAGCGTATCGGCCTTCACATCATCGGGCAGCTTGCCGCCGGCATCGTAAAAGGCAGCGCAGACCGACGTCGCGATCGTGAGGCCGGGCGGGACGGGCAGCCCGATCCCCGCCATTTCGGCAAGATTGGCCCCCTTGCCGCCGAGCAGGTCACGCTGCGACGCATCGCCATCCGCGCTGCCACCACCGAAACGAAACACCGACTTGGTCATCTGTTGCTCCATATTCCCTCTCCCGCTTGCGGGAGAGGCGAGACGCGCGCCAGCGCGCCGGGTGAGGGTGTACCCACGCGCCGAAGACGAGGAAACACCCTCACCCGGGCCGCGCTTCGCGCGTCTCTCGCCTCTCCCGCAAGCGGGAGAGGGATACTGATGCCATAACGGCGTCTATTCACCCTTCGACCTTCGAAAAGTCCGCCACACTGTTCGCCGCCGCGCGCAACCGCGCGAGCAATCCCAACCGATTGGCCCGGATAGCAGGATCGGGTGCATTGACGATGACAGAATCGAAAAACGCATCGACGGCCGGACGCAAGCCGGCGAGCGCCGCCATGGCAGCGGTGAAGTCCTCGCGGGCTACGGCGTCAGCGATGGCCGGGACGGCGGTGTCGAGCGCCGTGGCGAGGGCGGTTTCGGCGGGTTCGGCGAACAGCGCAGCGTCGGACTGCGGTGCGAACGCCTCCTCCTTGCCTTCCTCGATACGCAAAATGTTCGCCGCGCGCTTCACCCCGGCGAGCAGATTGGCCCCATCCTCGGTCGCCAACACCAACTGCAGCGCCCGCACCCGTGCGAGCGCAAGAACCAAATCGTCGATGCCATTTGCGAGTACCGCATCAATCAAATCGTGCCGTACGCCCGCGTCACGCTGTTGAACTTTTAGTCGGTCGGCAAAGAAGGACAACAGACGTCCGTTTCTGACTGCTTTAGTGGCCACCAGTGCGACCGCTGGGGAAACCTCATCCGCTGGAGCACTGCCTACTTCCACCTTCGACAGGGTAACCAAGTCTGCGTGAACCGCGCCGAAGCGTTCAAGCACAACATCCCAAAGCGGCAATCGAAGTTCATTCTTCACAACGATGGCGATGACACCAAGCGCTGCCCTGCGCAGCGCAAAAGGATCTCTAGATCCAGTCGGAAACTCGCCAACCTCGAAAAACTCGACCAACGTATCAAGCTTGTCCGCCAACGCCACCGCCACACTCACCGGTGCCGTCGGAACATCATCCCCCTGCCCGACCGGCTTGTAATGATCGCGGATGGCGTCGGCGACGCGCGCGTCCAGCCCCTGCGCCCGCGCCAGATAGGCCCCGGCGATGCCCTGGACTTCGGGAAATTCCCCAACCGTCGCCGAGACGAGGTCGGCCTTGCACAGCCGTGCTGCCTGTTCGGCAAGGTCGGCCAGTTCCTCCCTCTCCCCTTGCGGGAGAGGGCGACTCGCCGAAGGCGAGCGGGGTGAGGGGTCGTCGCCCGCACCCCCCTCACCCGGCTCGGCTGCGCCGAGTCCGACCTCTCCCGCAAGGGGAGAGGTGATCGCGCCACTTTCCACCAGCCAGCGCGCCAGCTTCGCCACCCGCGCGACCTTGTCGGCCACCGTCCCCAGTTTCTCGTGAAAGACGATGTCGCCCAGCCGGGGCAGGAAGGATTCCAGCTCCGCCTTCAAATCCTGGTCCCAGAAGAATTTCGCATCGGCCAGCCGCGCGCTCAGCACCCGCTCGTTGCCCGCCACGATCGCCGTGCCGCCGTCGGTCGCTTCCAGATTGGCAACGCAGACGAATGCCGGCGCCAGCACGCCGCCGGCATCCTCGCAGGCGAAATATTTCTGGTTGGTCCGCATCGTCAGCTGGATGACTTCGGGCGGCACGGCGAGGAACGCCGCGTCGAACGCCCCCAGCATCGGCACCGGCCATTCGGTCAGCCCGGCATTTTCCGCCACCAGCCCGGCATCGGCGCGCACCACCAGCCCGCGCGCTGCCGCCACGGCCGCCGCGCCCGCCTCGATCACCGCCCGCCGCTCCGCCGATGCGACGATCACCTTGCCGTCGCGCAGCTGCGCCGCATAGCTGTCGGCACCCGCAATTTCGATCGGTTCCGGCGCATGGATCCGGTGGCCGCGCGTCACCCGCCCGCTGGTGACGCCATGGACCGCGCACGGCACCACTTCACCATCGAGCAGCGCCACGATCCCGGTCAAGGGCCGCACCCAGCGCGGGCTGCCCGCCACTGCCGATGCGGCCCCCCAGCGCATCGACTTCGGCCAGGCGAAATCGCGCACGATGGCCGGCACCAGTTCGGCCAGAATCGCCGCCGCCGGGCGGCCCTCGGTGCGGATATGCGCGAACAGCACCACGCCCTTGGGCGTCTGCCGCTCCTCGAGCTGGTCGCGGGTCAACCCGGTGGAGCGCAAGAACCCCGCGATCGCCGCCTCGGGCGCACTCGCCGACGGCCCCTTGCGCTCCTCGCTCGCCGCCGCGCTGGCGTCGGCCACATCGCGCGCGATCAGCCACAGCCGCCGCGGCGTCACATCGGCAATAACGTCGCCGTGCGGAAGGCCTGCCGCCTTCAACCCGTCGACAAGGCGCGTGCGCAGCTGCTCGGCAGCGGCCGCCTGCATCCGCGCCGGGATTTCCTCGCTGGCGAGTTCGAGCAGGAAATCGCTCATGCCTGCGCCACCCACACGTCCGCGACGGCCTTCACCAGATCGCGCACCCGCCCGATATAGGCCTGGCGCTCGGCGACCGAAATCACCCCGCGCGCGCCGAGCAAGTTGAAGATATGGCTCGCCTTGATCGCCTGGTCATAAGCCGGCAGCGGCAGCCCCGCCTCCACCAGCGCCCGGCATTCGTCCGACACATCCTTGAAATGCTGGAACAGCCGCTCGGTATTGGCATGCTCGAAATTATACGCCGAAAACTGCTGCTCCTGTTTCAGGAACACATCGCCATAGCTGACGCCGGCATCGTTGTACCTGAGGTCATAGACGCTCTCGACGCCCTGCACATACATCGCCAGCCGTTCGAGCCCATAGGTCAGCTCGCCCGCCACCGGCGCACATTCATGGCCGCCGACCTGCTGGAAATAGGTGAACTGCGTCACCTCCATGCCGTCGCACCAGACTTCCCAGCCCAGCCCCCAGGCGCCAAGCGTCGGCGATTCCCAGTCGTCCTCGACAAAGCGGATATCGTGCACCCGCCGGTCGATGCCGATGGCGTCGAGCGACCCCAGATACAGGTCGATCAGGTCGTCCGGCGACGGCTTCAGGATCACCTGGAACTGGTAATAATGCTGCAGCCGGTTGGGGTTTTCGCCATAGCGCCCGTCGCTCGGCCGCCGGCACGGCTGCACAAAGGCGGCGTTCCAGCTGTCCGGCCCCAGCGCGCGCAGCGTCGTCGCCGGGTGGAAGGTGCCGGCGCCCATTTCCAGGTCATAGGGTTGCAGGATGACGCAGCCGTTCGCGCCCCAATAATTCTGGAGCGTCAGGATGATGTTCTGGAACGACAGCGGCTTCAGCGGAACGGCCCTTCGCAGGTGCAAAATATGCCCCGCGTGTAGCGGCGCGAAGCCGAACGGGTCAACCGCCAGAGTCTGTCCGGTTATCACGCGCCTGCATCGCCACCAGCCAGGCGAGGATCGCGGCATCGTCGCCGGGATCGACCGGCGCCTTGTAGGCGGCCCGCATCTTGTCGATCTCGCCCTGCCAGGCGATCGGCGACAGCCGGGGCTGGGTCAGCACCATCTCGGCCGAATGACAGCCGAGGCAATTGGCGTTGACTGCATCGGCGGCCGGCCCGCCGGGAATGTCGACGAAGGGCACAAAGGCATCGGGCAGGTCGATCCGCACCGGCGCCGCCGCGCCGAGCAGCACGAACAGGGCGATCGCCCGCATCATGCGAACCCCACCCGCACCGTCTCCACCACATTGCGGGCATAGCCGCCGGGGTTCCAGTTCGCCGTCATCGGCTGCACCCGCCCGGCGTCACTGGTCGCGCGCGCCATCAGCACGGCGCCGGCCCGCGCCACCGCGACCTCGGCATCGAAGCGCCGGAAGCTGTAGCGCCCCGCGTCCACGCCCAGCCGCGCCGGCACCCAATTCGCCCCGCCATCGCCCGAAACCTCCACCCCGCGCACCCCCGAATCGCCCCCGAAGGCGACCCCGCCGACCGCCAGCCGCGGTGTCCACGCCCGCACCGCGCCGTCGGCGATGCTGGTGATGAAGGATCGCGGCGGCATCCGGCCGATCGGCTCGGCGGGGAAATCCTTCGTCCCCGGCGCCACATCGGCGGCGGGGTTGGCCGGCACCTTGTACGCCTTGGCCATCCAGTAAGTGTCGTCGGGCCGGTCGAGCACCTCGATCCGGTCGAGCGCCTTGACCCAATAGGTCGCGAACCACCCCGGCACCACCAGCCGCAGCGGAAAGCCGTTGACGATCGGCAGCGGCGCGCCGTTCATCGCCCAGGCGATCATCACCTCGCCATCCTGCGCATGGTCGATGGCGAGCGATTTGAGGAACTGCGGGGCGCCCGCGACCGGCGGCACATCCAGCCCGCCGAACCGCACCACCACCGCCCCCGGCCGCACCCCGGCGCGCGCCAGCACATCGCGCAGCCGCACCCCCGTCCAGCGCGCATTGGCCATCGCGCCATGCCCCCATTGCGCACCGGCAACACGCGGCGTCACCAGCCCGCGCGAATTGCCCGAACATTGGTTGACCGCGGTGATCTCGCCCTGCGGCAGCCGCTGCAATTCGGCGAGCGACAACGACAGCGGCCGCGCTACCCGGCCACCCACGGTCAGCCGAAACGCCACCGGGTCGACCTCGGTCGGGAACGGCCAGTGCCAGCGCACATAATGCCGGTCATTGGGGGTCAGGATATCGCCATCGAACACCGCCATCGGCGTTTCGAGCAGCGGCGCCATCGTCCGCTGCACGATCATCGGTCCCTTGCCGGGAAAATCGGTCGTCAGCGGCCGCAAGCTCGGCCCGCCGGGCAGGTGGAGGTCGACCGACTGCGCAAATGCCGGCCCGGCCATAGCGGACAGCGCGAGAAAGCGACGACGGGCGATCATGGGCGGGGTGTAGCCCGCCTGCCCAACGCCGTCACCCCCGCGCAGGCGGGGGTCCGGAACCGCGCCAGTTGCGTGGAAAAGGCAGCGTCACGGCAAAGCCGCGCCGTCGGACGGGTTCGGCGCGCGAAGGCCGCGCCGCCCCGCCGGCCGCGCTTGCGCCTGTCGGCGCGCAGCACGCGCGCTCGCGGCGCTACACGTTGAACCGGAACAACATCACATCGCCATCGTGCACGACATAATCCTTGCCCTCCGACCGATATTTCCCCGCCTCGCGCGCGCCGGCCTCGCCGTTGAACTTCACATAATCCGCAAACGCCATCGTTTCGGCGCGGATGAAGCCCTTTTCGAAATCGCCATGGATCGCACCCGCCGCCTGGGGCGCCCTCGATCCGCGCGTCACCGTCCACGCCCGGGCTTCCTTCGGCCCGACGGTGAAGAAGGTGATCAGCCCGAGCAGTTCGTACGCCGCGCGCACCACCCGCGTCAGCCCGGTTTCGGTCAGCCCAAGCGCTTCCAGATAGTCGGGCCGGTCGGCCGGTTCCATCATCGCCACTTCGGCTTCGATCGCGGCGGAAATGATCACCGCGCCGGCACCCACCTTGGCCGCCATCGCCTGCACTGCCGCGCTATGGGCATTGCCGCTGGCGGCCGAGGCTTCCTCGACATTGCAGACGTAGAGGACGGGCTTGGTCGTCAGCAGCTGCGCCTGGTGCAGCGCGCGGGCTTCCTCCTCGTCCTTGGGGACCACCAGCCGCGCCGGCTTGCCATCGCGCAACAGATCGAGCGCCTCGCCGAGCACGCGGCCCTGGACCTTGGCGTCCTTGTCGCCCTGCGTCGCCTTTTTCAGCAACGCCGGCACGCGCTTTTCCAGGCTCTCGAGGTCGGCGAGCATCAGCTCGGTTTCCACCGTCTCGGCATCCGACACCGGGTCGACGCGGCCTTCGACATGGGTGACATCGTCGTCCTCGAAGCAGCGCAGGACATGGACGATGGCGTCGGTTTCGCGGATATTGGCGAGGAACTGGTTGCCCAGCCCTTCGCCCTTCGACGCGCCGCGCACCAGCCCGGCGATATCGGTGAACCCCAGCTGCGCCTCGATGATCTTCGCCGACCCGCCGATCCGCGCCAGATCGTCCAGCCGGCTGTCGGGCACCGGCACATTGCCGACATTGGGCTCGATCGTGCAAAAGGGGTAATTCGCCGCCGCCGCGCTGGCGGTTTCCGTCAGCGCGTTGAACAGCGTCGACTTGCCGACATTGGGCAGCCCGACAATCCCGCAGCGAATGGCCATAAACGTCTTTCTTCTCCCCTCCCGGCACGGGAGGGGTCGGGGGTGGGTTTTCGGGGCGAACGAAGCTGCCACTACCCACCCCCGACCCCTCCCGCAAGCGGGAGGGGAGAAGGCGAAGGCGTCAGCGCCGCGCGACCTCGCTCATGAACCGCGCCTCGTCGCCAGCGAGCAGCCACGGCACCTCCGCCGCCACCGCCCCCAGCACATCGGCAAGCGGGTCCATCTCTGCCCTGGCGAAATTGCCGAGCACATATGGCGACACCCGGTCCTTGTGCCCCGGATGGCCGATGCCCATCCGCACCCGGCGGTAATCCGGCCCCAGATGCGCGTCGATCGATCGGATGCCATTGTGCCCGGCGGCGCCGCCGCCATGCTTGACCTTGATGCGGAACGGTTCGAGGTCGAGCTCGTCGTAGAACACCGTCAGCGCCTCGGCGGCGTCGAGTTTGAAAAAGCGCACTGCCTCGCCAACCGAACGGCCGCTGTCGTTCATGAAGGTCGCCGGCTTGAGCAACGTCACCTTGTCGGCGCCGATCCGCCCGTCGCTGGCCAGCCCGAGGAAGCGGGACTTCCAGGGGCCGAAGCCATGCGCCGCGGCAATGGCGTCGACCGCCATGAAGCCGATATTGTGCCGGTTGAGCGCATACGCCGCGCCCGGGTTGCCCAGCCCGGCAAAAATCTTCATCTTGCCGGCCCAACCAGACGAGGCCCGGCGAAGATTTTCACTTCGCCGGTCTCAGGACATCAGGCCGCGGCGGTTTCGGCGGCCGCAGCTTCGGCGGCATCGTCTTCGCTCTTCAGCGCCGACGGTGCGACCAGCGTCGCGATGGTGAAATCGCGGTCGGTGATGTGCGACGTCACGCCCTTGGGCAGGGTGACGGCGCTGATGTGGATCGAATCACCGATATCGAGACCGGACAGGCTGATCGCGATCTGGTCGGGAATGGCGTTCGACGGGCAATCGAGCTGCAGCTCGTGACGGACGATGTTGAGCACCGCGCCGCGCTTCATGCCGGGCGATTCCTCTTCGCCGCTGAAATGCACCGGCACTTCGACGGTGATCGACGCATTGCCCTGCAGGCGGAAGAAGTCGACATGGATCGGCCGGTCGGTGACCGGGTGGAACTGCACGTCGCGCGGCAACGTGCGGATCGCCTTGCCGTCACCGACGGCGATCTCGACGACCGAGTTCATGAAATGCCCGGACGACAGCTGGCGGACCAGCAGCTTTTCCTCGACATGGATGGGGGTAGCAGCTTCGCCGGCGCCATAGATGACAGCCGGAACGCGGCCCGTACGACGCATTGCCCGAGAGGCTCCCTTGCCTGCCCGTTCACGCATCTCGGCCGCGAGCTTCAGTGTTTCGCTCATTTGCTCGCATCTCCAGATAATGGCTCGCGCCCCCCAGGCCTCCAGGGATGCAGAATCGGGGACGACGCGAAGCGGTGGCGCATAGGCGAAGCGTCCCCGAAATGCAAGGCAAAGCCCTTAGCCGGCGGAAAATCCGTCCGCCGCCGGCGCCGCGATGATGCCTTCCTTGACCAGGAACTTGGGGTTGCGGATGCCCCAGCGCCCGGTGACGATGTTGCGGTGGAGGATCCGCGCCGGATTGCCCACCGCCACGCAATTGTCGGGAATGTCGCTCGTCACCACCGATCCCGACCCGATGATGCAATGGTTGCCGATCCGCACGCCGGGCATGATCAGCGACCGCGCGCCGATGAAGCAGTTGCTGCCGACGAAGGTATCGACATGCCGGCCCCCGACGAAATCATGCGTCAGGATCGCCGCGTCGAAGGAGATCAGCGTATGGTCGCCGATATGGACGCCGCGCGGGTTGGTGCGATCGAGCTTGGCCGATCGCGAGATCCGGCAATCGACGCCGATCGTCATGCCCAGCACGCTGACATACCAGGTCCGCAACATCCAGCTCGACGCATTGTAAAGCTTGGTGCGGAGGCGATAGCGCAAGGGCAGCATGGCATCTCACATGGCGTCGACGCTGGCTCTATGCCCGCCGCGCCACGGCCATGCAACCGCGCGTCCCGGGCGACATGATCCCGTGCGTCGCGCCCGGCACAATGGCGCTCACCCGCGCCCATAATTCCTGCGCATCCCGAGCGAAGTCGCGGGACGCCCGGGAAGCGCAAAAAAGCGTCAGCAAGCCCCGCGCATCAGCCGACCGCCTCTACCGCCAACCCGCGCGCGCGCAGCAGTGCCAGCAAGCCATCGGGCCCGCCCAGATGCCCGGCCCCCACGGCAATGAAGGTCTTGCCCGGCTGTCGCATCAGGCCGACGATCCAGTCCGCCCAGCGCGTGTTGCGCCCGACCAGCAGCCGCTGGCGCAGCAGCGGCGACCCCCGCGTCTCGGTGTCGAAATCGCGGGCGATGGCATCGACGTCACCCGCCTGCCACAGGCCGGTGACGCTCGCCATGTTGGCCTTCGCCGTCGCCACCTCGTCGATCGTCGACAGCAGCATCGCGGTCTGGTCGGCCTGCGACAGGCCATCGAAGAAATGCAGCTGCTCCTCGACCGTTTCCAGCCCGATCACCGGCCGGCCGCGCTTCTTCACCCGCGCTGTCAGCACCGGCTCCACCCCGCTGTCCGACGACACGCCGATTCCGGCCAACGCCGCATCGCCCAGCGTGACCGCTGCCAGCCAGCTTTCCATCCGGTCGAGCGTTGCCATCGGCACCCCGGCCGCGACCGCTGCCGCGGTGAGCTTGGGCAGCGCATCGGCCGGCACCCGCTGTGCCAGCGGCTTCAGCCCGGGCCGCATGCCGACGCGCGCGATCAGCGGCATCAACGCCTGCGGGTCGTCGGGCAGCACCGCCTCCAGCACCAGCGTGTCGGCGGTATCCAGCCGCTGCGCCACCGCGGGGCTGAGCCATTCGGTGCCCTTGGGCAGCGCATGGATTGTGCCGAACAGGGTGATTTCGGTATCGCCGTCGCGCACCACCCAGGCCTTGGGCGCGGCCGTCGCAGGGACGGCGAGCAACAGCCACGCAAGGACGGCGGCGAGGAAAAAGGCAGGGATTCGCATGGCCGCGGGTATAATCGTCACCCGCTGAATGTCACCTGTCCACCCGCGCCCTCAGGCCGCCGCCTCCGCCCAATACCGGTCCTTCAACAGGCGCTTGTACAATTTGCCGGTGTCGTGACGCGGCAGCTCGGGCAGGAAATCGATGCTCTTGGGGCATTTGACATGGCTCAATCGCGACCGGACGAAGGCGATCAGTTCTGCCTCCAGCTCCGGCCCGGCGCGGGCCATGTCACGCGGTTGCACCACCGCCTTCACCGCCTCCCCCATTTCGGCATCGGGCACCCCGAACACTGCGACATCGGCGACTTCAGGATGCAGCGTCAGCGCATTTTCCGCCTCCTGCGGATAGACGTTGACGCCGCCCGAAATGATCATGAACGCGGCGCGGTCGGTCAGGAACAGATAGCCATCCTCGTCGACATGGCCGATATCGCCGAAGGTGGCGCCGTGCGTCCCCATCACGCTCGCGGTCTTTTCCGCGTCGTTGTGATAAGAAAATCCCGGCCCGCCGGCGAAATAGATGCGCCCCGTCTGCCCCGGCGGCAGCAATTCGTCATCGTCGCCGAGCACGCGGATTTCGCCCAGGATCGCCTTGCCGACCGACCCCGGCCGCGCCAGCCACTCCTGCGGGCTGATGGTGGTGAAGCCGGCGCCTTCGGTCGCCGAATAATATTCGTAGATGACCGGGCCCCACCAGGCGAGCATGGCGTGCTTGACATCGACCGGGCACGGCGCCGCGGCATGGATGGCGGCCTTCAAACTCGACAGGTCGTGGCGTGTGCGCACGTCCTCGTCCAGCTTCAGCATCCGCACGAACATCGTCGGCACCAGCTGGCTGTGGGTGATGCGGTATGTCTCGACCAGCGCCAGATAGGTTTCGGGATCGAACCGTTCCATCACCACCACGGTGCCGCCGAAGCGCTGTACCGCCATGCAATAGCGCAAGGGTGCCGCGTGATAGAGCGGCGCCGGCGACAGATAGACCATGTCCGGCCCGAACTGGTACAGCATCGCCACCAGCCCGGTCAGCGCGTCGCCGGCATCGAGCGCGCCTTCGGGCAACGGCCCGCGCACGCCCTTGGGCCGCCCGGTGGTGCCGCTCGAATAGAGCATGTCGCGGCCGCAGCTTTCATCGGCGATCGGCGTCGCCGGCTGGGCCGCCAGCGCCGTGTCGAGATCGTCGAAGCCGTCGATCGCGCCGCCGCTGGCATAGCGCGCCGTCAGCCCCGCCGCCGCACCCGCGGCAACCGCGCCGAGCGAGGCCGAAGCGACGATCAGCTTGGCGCCCGAATCGGCGAGGATATAGCCCGCTTCCTCGGCGGTCAGCTTGGTGGACATCGCCACATAGACCAGCCCCGATCGCTGCGCCCCCCAGCACACGGCGAGGTAATCGGCGCAATTGGTCATCAGCACGGCGATCGTGTCGCCGCGCACCAGTCCCTGCGCCCGCATCAGCTGCGCCACCCGGTTCGATCGCGCCTCGAGCGCGCCATAGGTCATGGTCTCGCCGGTCCCAGCCATGATGATGGCCGGCTTGTCGGGCGTGGCGGCGGCGTGGACGAACGGATGCATCATGTCTCCCCGGCGATCGGGCATTCGCTGGCCATGCCCCGCGCGGTTGCCCCCGCGGCCCGCCGGTCGAACGCACCGTGCCGGATTAGGCACTGCGATCCCCGCCGCCTACCCCGCACTATTGATCAGCACGGGGCCGATTGCGTCACCACTGGCTCTGGATGCGCTCGTCCTCGCTCATCGGCTTGCGGATGCTGCGCCGGTACCAGCGCCACCCCAGGCGCAACCGGTACCAGAGTGTTCGGCGGCGGCCCGACGCGCCGGTGTCCGACGCCGCGGCGTGTCCACCGAGACAGATTTCCGACGCGCGTATGTTCTGCATGGACGACCCCCAACCGCGCGGCTGCGCGCTGCTGTTGTGGATGGCCGCATCCGGAATGCCCGTCCGTAGCGCGTCCTCCACCCCTTCGAGATCGACCTGTCAAAAGCCGCAAGCAAGACGAACCGGAACCGTAATGGCCCTGATCTGCGTTCGAAACGGTGGTGTCGGTCCGGCGATGTTGCCGCCGGCGCCGGCATCGCGCATCATCGCATCATGGCGTCCACTCCCGATCCAGCGGCCGATAGCAACGGCACCGACAGGTTCCAGGGCAGCGGCGGCGTCGTTCTCCTCCACGGCATGGGCCGCACCGGGTTTTCGCTGCGCAGCATCGCCGCCGCCCTGCGCCGCGGCGGCACCCCGACATTGTCGCCCTCCTATGGCCTGCGCCGGTCGATGGCGGAGATCATCGCCTTCCTCCACCCGCGCATCACCGCCTTTGCCGCGGCCAACCCCGGTCCCCTCCACTTCGTCACCCATTCGCTCGGCGGGCTGGTGGCGCGCGCCTATATCACCGCGCATCGCCCGCCGGCGCTGGGCCGGGTGGTCATGCTGGCGCCGCCCAACGCCGGCAGCGAGCTTGCCGATTTCGTCTTCGACCTCGGCCTCGACACGTTGATCTTCGGCCCGGTCGGCCCGCACCTGCGCACCCTGCGCCCCGACGATCACCAGGCCCAATTGGGTGCCGTCGATTTCGACCTCGGCATCATCGCCGGCGACCGGCCGTTCGACCCGATCATCGCGCCGCGGCTGCTGCCCGGCGCCAATGACGGCAAGGTCTCGGTCGCCGCCACCCGCATCGACGGCATGCGCGACCATATCGTGCTGCCGGTCCAGCACACCTTCATGGTCCATGACGCCGCCGTCATCGACCAGGTCCGCGCCTATCTGGCGACCGGCGCCTTTGCCCGCTGATCGGCGACCGTCGCGCGCAACCCGGCCAGCACGCCCGGCAGCCGCGCCGGATAATCGGGCGGAAAGCCCCAGTAAACCGCGCCGCCGGCGTCGCCCGCCACCAGCCCGCGTTCGCCCGGCGGCAGGTGGAACAGGAAGGTGATCAGCACGTCGCTGCTGACCCAGGGGTCGTTGTACCAGAAACTGTGCGACCGGTCCGACAGGTCGGGAATGTCCTCGGGCCGTACCCGCAGCAGCTCAACCCCCTTGGCCTGCGTCGCATCGAGCAGGAAGCGCGTCTGGTTG is a window from the Polymorphobacter fuscus genome containing:
- a CDS encoding acyl-CoA synthetase; translated protein: MMHPFVHAAATPDKPAIIMAGTGETMTYGALEARSNRVAQLMRAQGLVRGDTIAVLMTNCADYLAVCWGAQRSGLVYVAMSTKLTAEEAGYILADSGAKLIVASASLGAVAAGAAAGLTARYASGGAIDGFDDLDTALAAQPATPIADESCGRDMLYSSGTTGRPKGVRGPLPEGALDAGDALTGLVAMLYQFGPDMVYLSPAPLYHAAPLRYCMAVQRFGGTVVVMERFDPETYLALVETYRITHSQLVPTMFVRMLKLDEDVRTRHDLSSLKAAIHAAAPCPVDVKHAMLAWWGPVIYEYYSATEGAGFTTISPQEWLARPGSVGKAILGEIRVLGDDDELLPPGQTGRIYFAGGPGFSYHNDAEKTASVMGTHGATFGDIGHVDEDGYLFLTDRAAFMIISGGVNVYPQEAENALTLHPEVADVAVFGVPDAEMGEAVKAVVQPRDMARAGPELEAELIAFVRSRLSHVKCPKSIDFLPELPRHDTGKLYKRLLKDRYWAEAAA
- a CDS encoding alpha/beta fold hydrolase is translated as MASTPDPAADSNGTDRFQGSGGVVLLHGMGRTGFSLRSIAAALRRGGTPTLSPSYGLRRSMAEIIAFLHPRITAFAAANPGPLHFVTHSLGGLVARAYITAHRPPALGRVVMLAPPNAGSELADFVFDLGLDTLIFGPVGPHLRTLRPDDHQAQLGAVDFDLGIIAGDRPFDPIIAPRLLPGANDGKVSVAATRIDGMRDHIVLPVQHTFMVHDAAVIDQVRAYLATGAFAR